Proteins from one Verrucomicrobiota bacterium genomic window:
- a CDS encoding RNA polymerase sigma factor, producing the protein MTDTNQFEAFMKAYQNMVFSTAVRLLGNPVEAEDVSQEVFLKAYERFADLSQSPTVGGWLKTVTTNLCLNHLTRYRARWRFFSEMFQSEDHDEAVPELPAPDTFNQELEGSDYRQLLESALQKLPNAQRVPLVLYHFENLRYEEIAAKLGISLSKVKTDIFRGREALRRKLKLKSTGGDEWSDFEPKAAADTPGVDRGRARPLRESRSVLVLGLSCP; encoded by the coding sequence ATGACAGACACAAACCAATTCGAGGCATTCATGAAGGCCTACCAGAACATGGTGTTCTCGACCGCCGTCCGGTTGTTGGGCAACCCGGTCGAGGCCGAAGACGTCTCCCAGGAAGTCTTTTTGAAAGCCTACGAGCGATTCGCTGACCTGAGCCAGAGTCCGACCGTCGGCGGATGGCTGAAAACAGTGACGACCAATCTTTGTCTGAACCATCTCACGCGCTACCGTGCGCGCTGGCGGTTCTTCTCGGAGATGTTCCAGTCCGAGGACCACGACGAGGCCGTGCCGGAGCTACCCGCGCCGGACACGTTCAATCAAGAGTTGGAGGGATCGGACTACCGGCAGCTTCTGGAAAGCGCCCTGCAAAAGCTGCCGAACGCGCAGCGAGTCCCGCTCGTGCTCTATCACTTCGAGAACCTGCGCTACGAAGAGATCGCCGCGAAGCTTGGAATCTCTCTGAGCAAAGTGAAAACCGATATTTTCCGCGGACGCGAGGCGCTGCGCCGCAAACTCAAGTTGAAATCAACGGGCGGCGACGAATGGAGCGACTTCGAGCCGAAAGCTGCCGCAGACACGCCGGGCGTGGATCGAGGCCGGGCGCGACCGCTGCGCGAAAGCCGAAGCGTGCTTGTCCTCGGGCTGAGCTGCCCTTGA